The sequence TACAGCCGGTGCACGGCATACCGGCGCGAGTCTTCGACGACTGGCGGTTCCAGAGAATGCGATTGCAAGGCGAACGAGTCATAGGACCACGACAGCCAAATTCGTAAAAGAGACAGCCGGTGCGCGTGCCCTGGCCGAATTCGAGCGTTGATTGCTTGTACTCAAAAAACTGAACGCGAGTGCAGCCGGTCTGGGTGAAGCTGGTAAAGAAGGTCTGTGGTCGCTGCAACTCATCGAGGGCAATATCGGCAGCCCGACCACTGGCGACAGCAACCAGAATCTGTGTCACCCAATCGGGGTGTGCCGGGCAGCCAGGGATGTTAATCACCGGTAAACCGGCCTTAGAACGCCAGTTGGGGCCGAGGAAACCGCCCAATTCGCGCTTATGGAATTGAAGGCCGGTTGATTGGCTGGGGTTGGGAGCCATAGCCGGAATACCACCCCAACACGCACAATCACCGATAGCAACTACAATCCCGGCCTGAGCAGCCAGTTCGCGAACCCACTCTTGCATTGGTCGGTCGGCAAACATATTGTAGCGTCCGGTACCGTTTGGCGCCTGGATCACGGTACCCTCAAACACGAAAATGTCGAGTGGACGGACGCCGCTGGCACAATCGTAAAAAATGCGTTTAGCGTTCTCGCCCAACTCCATACCGAGCGACGGATGCCACAGAATCTCAATGCCAAAATCGGTTACCAGATCGCATGCGCTGGGTTCCTCGGCATTGAGGAATGACATCGTGTTGCCGCTACAAGCGCCACCCTGTAGCCAGAGCAGTGTTGCCATGAATGCATCTCCTTCATCCTCTCAAAACGAACGAACAAATCATACTGCCCGGTTACGCTATGCAATCGTCTTGGTACCCTTGTGTCGCGCTTGCATCTGTTCGCGCAGCCACGCCATCCACTCCTGCAAACCGGTTTCACTGCGGGCCGAGGTAGCAATAATGGGTGCCAATGGGTTCACTGCCCGAATATTCTCCTCAGCCATTGCCCGATCAAACCCAACCGGCCCGGCCAGGTCCATCTTGGTCAACAAAATGGCATCAGCAGTTGCAAACGTGGCAGGGTACTTCAACGGTTTATCTTCACCCTCGGTAGTTGACAATAAAACAACTCGCGCCGCCTCACCGAGGTCATAACCGGCAGGACAGACAAGATTCCCAACATTTTCGATAAACAGCAGATCGATCTGGTTGAGATCCCAATCGGCCAGATGACGGGCCACGATGTCAGCTTCGAGATGACACATATCACCGGTCTGAATCTGACGCACCAGACCACCACTGCGCGCCAACCGTCGAGCATCGTTATCAGTCGCCAAATCACCGACCAATGCAGCAACACGGCATTCCGCCAGCATGGCCCGCATCGTCGCTTCAAGTAAGCTCGTCTTACCCGCACCGGGGCTAGAAAGGAGGTTAACTACCGTTACACCCGCAGCGTGAAAGCGAGATCGTAACTCAGCAGCGAGTTGATCATTCTTGCTCAACACTCCCTGACGTATCTCAATTAAGCGTTTTGTTTCGTAGCTCATGGTGTCTCCAGGGCAACCAGTTCTAATTCACGACCATGAACGATCTGCCCACAAGGACGATGACACGATGGACAGCGAAACAGTCGTGGATTGGGCAATGTCACTTCAGCACGACATTCAGGACAAAAAACTACTACCGGTACCTCTTCAATGATCAGTTCGGCGTTCGCCAGTGGGGTACCCTCGGCGGCAATTGCGAAACTGAAGCGCAAGGCATCGGCAACTACACCAGATAACGCACCGATGCGTACATGAACAGCACTGATCTGTTCAGCACCTGCTTCCTGAGCTGCTTTGGTAGCAATGTTGACGATATTGTATGCAATCGATAATTCGTGCATGAACTTACTTCAGCGAACGGCCAAAGCGACGACCGAATTCAACTATCAGGGCAGCGGCGCGCTGGACATCGGGATCACGAAGTGCCTTCAGCAACCCCAACACGCCCACTGCTTTCGGCGACTGCCGTAACTCTTTGCGACTGGCAACGAAGGCATCGCCCGCTTCGCCCACTAGGCGCACCGTTTCTGGATCGAACACGCCCGAATCCAGGAGGGCATCGAATTCTTCCGAGGCGATAAATGGTTCGATGCGCTCAATCACCTCAATAAAGTTCGGCGCCACGGCGACTAACCGGGGGAAATAGGGCAAGAAGGTAACCATTGCATCGATAAGTTGGGTCGGCGTCACCGACTGGGCTACCATAACGTTCCGCATCTCTTCAATCGAACTGCGGATATTCTCGGTCAGCTCATCACCACGGGCCAACAGGTGATCGAGGGCGCTTACCAGGAAGGAGAGTAACTCGCTGTGAGCCAGCAGGCGCTCGAGTGCGGCCAGGACTTCAGGTTTGGTCAGAGTCGTCAGAAGACGTTGAAACGCAGGTTGTGCTGTCAGTGCAGCCAACTGCTCGACGGTATCGGTAAGTTGGGGAAGCGTGCGCGACAATCGGATAAGCTGCGTCGTCAGATGACCACCATCTTCAGGCAAGGCAGCGCGCAACTCGTGAACGCTGGCGGCCACATTGTCGGCGATAGTTTCACCACGTTGTAACAGGCTATCAACTGCGCTCACCGAGAAAGCTAGAAGCTCAGCTTTGTCGAGCAAGAGGTGGAGTGCAGCCGCCGTCTGCGGTTCGTTGAGTCGTTCGAGTAATGCACTGGCGTTCAGCGAACGATCGGTACGACTGGTGGTTGTAGCGCCATTGCTAGTCATTGCGCTCCTCGCCTTAATAACGATAGCGGATACACGGCTGTTGCTTCATGGCACCATGAAGGCCTAAATAAGAATTATGTGCATGCTCGAACAAAGTATAATGGTCATCAATCGACAACGTCAAGTGGTATTTTCACAACTTCTGGTTATGATGACCGGGAAGCGATGGCAACGGAATGCTGACAACGGCTAGTGATCCTCGACCCATCCACCATTACGTTCTGCGGTGGCTCAGCATAGGTTGATTCGAAGCACATGGGAAATGAATATATGTTACAGTACATTGGTAGCATACAATTGATAGGTAGGCACAATGAAAGGCGAAACTGCGCATCCACAGCAACGACGCTGGCGGGTAAGCGTCCACGGGATTGTTCAAGGAGTTGGTTTTCGGCCATTCGTGTTTGGGTTGGCCGAACGCTGGCGGTTAACCGGTTTTGTGCGTAACGACAGTAACGGGGTCACGATAGAAGTAGAAGGCGAAGAGCAGGCGCTACAGTCATTCGTACAGGCGTTACGTACCGAAGCGCCGCCGTTGGCTCGGATAGAGCAATTACGGGTCGAACCACTGGCACTGGTTGGCGACAAGGAGTTTGTGATTACCGCTAGTCAGGCCCAACCTCAGCGTCGCACGCTCATTGCACCGGATACAGCCACCTGTGCCGATTGCCTGCGTGAGATCACCGATCCGCATGACCGTCGCTACCGTTATGCCTTCACCAACTGCACCAATTGCGGCCCCCGCTTCACGATCGTTCTTGATGTGCCTTACGACCGCATCAATACCACGATGCGCGATTTTCCGCTCTGTCAACAGTGTCAGGCGGAATACAACGATCCACGTGACCGGCGCTTCCACGCCCAACCAACCGCTTGTCCGGCTTGCGGCCCTCGTCTCCAGTGGTCGGCAGGTGACACCGATGATCCAATCGCTGCCGCTGCAAGAGCAATCGCTGATGGGCAGATCGTCGCAGTCAAAGGCCTGGGAGGCTACCATCTGGCCTGCGCAGCCGATGATGAAGCGGCGGTGAGGCGGTTACGGCAACGAAAGCAACGTGAGGCACGCCCACTGGCACTGATGGTCCGTGATGAAACGGTGGCAGAGCAGCTCTGCCAGATCGATCCGGTAGCTCACACCTTACTTACCAGCCCGGCGCGCCCGATTGTGCTTCTTCCCCGCCGACCAACTGCACCAGTTGCACCATCAGTTGCGCCGGGGATGCAGACATTGGGTGTGATGTTGCCCTATACGCCACTGCACTATCTCTTACTTAACGAATACGCCGAGATTATCGCGCCAGGGCGGGTTGCAGCAATTGTGTTAACCAGTGGTAATCTGAGCGATGAACCAATCGCTTACGAGGACGATGATGCGTTCACCCGACTGGCGCCAATTGCCGATGCCTTTCTGAGTCACAACCGACCCATTCACATCCGCTGTGATGATAGCGTAGTGCGGATAGCCGCAGGTGGGCCGCTCATCATTCGTCGCTCACGGGGCTACGCACCGGCACCGATCACATTGGCTACAGCCTTGCCCTGTTCGATCCTTGCTTGCGGGGGTCATCTCAAGAACACGTTCGCGCTTGGACGTGGTCGTGAAGTCTTCCTCAGTCACCATATTGGCGATCTGGAGAATCTCCCCACATTACGCTCATTCCACGAAGGGATCGTCCATTTTCAACGATTATTCGGCATAACACCAGAGGTTGTTGCTTACGATCTGCATCCGGGCTATCTGGCTACCCAGGCGGCATTAGCAATGCCGATAGAGCGAAAGATTGGCGTGCAGCATCACCACGCTCACATTGCTGCCGTTCTTGCAGAATATGGACTGGATGGGCCGGTCATTGGGCTGGCAGCCGATGGCAGTGGCTACGGAGCTGATGGTACAGTGTGGGGTGGCGAGATATTAATCGCGACCTGCGCTACGTATACGCGGGTTGGTCATGTGCGTCATTTGATCCTACCGGGCGGTGAACAGGCGGTACGTCAGCCATGGCGGATTGCGGCAGCAGCACTCTCCCAAATATACGGCACTCATTTCTGGCAGATGGACATACCATTCACGCGCCAACTTGATCGCACCACCTGGACAGTATTGGCTCGTATGATTGAACGAAAACTAAATAGCCCGCTAACCTCAAGTCTGGGACGATTATTCGATGCAACAGCAGTATTGGTAGGGCTTGGTCAGATTGCTCGTTACGAAGGCGAGTTAGCGATATTGCTCGAACAGATCGCCGATTGGCAACAACCTCCATATCCAATGCCAATCGAGGAGTCAGCAACTCCTGATACTCCGTTTACTCTTGATGGGTTGGCACTGCTATCGGCGCTGGTTGACGATCTGCGGCAGAGTGTTCCGCCAGCGGCTATTGCCGGGCGGGTTCATCAGGGGATTGCTCACGGCTTATGGCTGGCCTGCCGGCGAGCGCGTGATGAATATGGTCTGACAACAGTTGCGCTCAGTGGTGGGGTGTTTCAGAATGTGCTTCTACTCGAACTACTTGCCGAGTTGTTACGCAACGATGGGTTTACTGTGCTCCTCCCACGGCTAGTGCCACCTAACGATGGTGGCTTGGCATTCGGTCAGATTGCCGTAGCCGGGGCTTGCGTAGGCTGAAACCTTGCTGCGCAATCGGCGTTTTGATGAGTGGGCACGCAGTGAAGCTGAACCTACATTCGGCACCTTTCCCGACAAGATGGACATGTGATCGATTTTCGAGCAGGATCATCGGTAGGCGCATGAGCATGAGGTTGTCTGGAGCATGGGAGAAGCACGGTGGGAGTGGGTGCAGTGTGCGGTTGAAATCCATTGGTCGGCGCATCACTCTGCTCGCATGAGCAGGATGATGAACTCGCCACTACTGCCCACTCTTCTGCTCTCTTTTCTCTTTCCACATTTATGGGCGCTCCCTTGCCCCAAACCATCCGCTGTCGTACAATAGAAAGAGCAACTGATACGCACCTGAAGGGCAAGGAAACACGAGTTTATGGCTATTCGAAGAATTTTACGGATTGATGACGCCGAGGATCGCAAAATCCTGAAAATGCAGTGCCGTCCGGTCAAGCTCCCTGACCGTAATCTCAAGCAACTGGTAGCTGACATGTTCGAGACAATGCGTGCTGCACACGGCGTAGGATTGGCTGCACCGCAAATTGGCATTCCCATCCAGCTTTGTATTATCGAGCTTCCTGCCGAGTATGAGGAACATCCAGACGGCAGTGTTGTTGAGATAACCCCTGCAAAACCATACGTTCTTATCAACCCGCGGATCGTCAAGATGAGCGATGAAGAGGTGATGCGCGACGAAGGGTGTCTCAGTCTACCCGGTTGGTATGGATTGGTACCGCGCCAGACATGGGTGACCGTCGAATTTCAGGATTTAAATGGCAAACATCACCGGTTACGCCGCGCCGATGATTTGTTGGGGTGGGCGATCCAACATGAAGTCGATCACTTACACGGCATTTTGTTTACTGAACGAATTCGTGACCTGAGCACGCTGCGCGATATTACCAAAGAACGTGAGCCACAACCGGCTGGATAAGCGATAAATACCATCGACTCCATAAGCGGTATGCAGACATCCGACCTTGTCAACAAAGCTCTTCTCTTTGCTGCGCAGGCCCACAATGGTCAGCTTCGACCTGGTAGTACGCTGCCTTATCTCGTGCATCTGAGCGATGTCGCACTCGAAGTTGCAACCACATTGATGGTCGAACCAGGGTACGATCCAACATTAGCCCTTTGCTGTGCCCTGCTCCACGATGTGCTCGAAGATACGAACATCGATGAGGCAACGCTGGAAGCCCATTTTGGGCCAGCGATTGTTGGTGGTGTTCGTGCCCTTACCAAAGATCCGTCACTCCCATCGAGTGAACAAATGATCGATAGTCTGCACCGTATTCAACAGCAACCTCGTGAGGTTTGGTTGGTGAAACTCGCCGATCGGATCAGTAACCTGTCAACTCCACCTCCTGCCCATTGGTCGCCAGAGCGGATTAGTGCTTACTGCACTGAAGCTGAGTTGATCCTCACCACACTTAGCCCAGCAAGTCCATACCTGGCAACTCGTTTGCGCAGCCGGATCGACCAGTACCGAAAAATGACAGGTGTATCTTGATCTGATGATGGTTGGCACGAAAGGAGGTTCTATGCGGATTGCCGTAGGGAGCGATGAACAGAACTACGTTACCGACGCCTTAATCGCCGAACTGAAACAGCGTGGTCATGAACTTATCCTGTTTGGGCCGCTTGCCGGTAACACCGATCCATGGCCCGACGTAGGACGAGCCGTTGGCGAAGCCGTTGCTACTGGACGGGCCGACCAGGGTATTGTTTGTTGCTATACTGGTACCGGTGTCAGTATCGCTGCCAACAAAGTACCTGGGGTGCGTGCTGCGCTATGCCACGACGCCCAAACTGCGGTCGGCGCCCGCAAGTGGAACGACGCAAACGTGCTAGCCCTTAGCCTGCGGACAACCACGCCGGAGATCGCCCGTGAAATCCTCGATGCCTGGTTTGCTACAGAATGTCCACCAGAAGAACGGGCAACCATTGAGCGCTTAAAGGACGTTGAACGAACGTCGAACTAGCAAGTGAGATTCTCAAATACGCACGAAGTGACGGTCATTCCTGTGGTATAGTACAAAAGGAACGCACATGACATGCACCAGTCCCGGTTTAGATGCCGGGGCTTTCTTATGAGTAAGGAGTTAGCGCACGGGAGCTTAGCGAACAAATACATTGTCCAATTTTTGTCAGGAATCTCATCGCAGCAGAAAGGAGTACGTGGCTTTTGCTGTCGTTTGAAGGCGACAGTCGCTGCCGCTATCAATTATGGAACAGATCATGCAAGGAAAAACCGTCATCGTGACCGGCGCCAATTCTGGAATCGGGTATGTCACGGCACGCGAGCTGGCCAAAATGGGAGCACGAGTGATGATGGTCTGCCGCTCACAGAGCAAGGGTGAAGCGGCCCGTCAACGTATCGCGCAGGAAGCTACCGGAGCGCCGCCGGAACTGGTACTTGCTGATTTCGCCTCACTGAACTCCGTGCGTCGGGCAGCCAGTGAGTTGCTTGAACGTTGTCCTCGCATTGATGTTCTGGTCAACAATGCTGGCATCTTCGTTTCAGAACCGCTTGCCAGCGCCGACGGCTATGAACTGACCTTCGCTGTCAATCATCTGGCGCCGTTCTTGCTCACCAACCTATTACTCGACCGCATTGTTGCCAGCGCACCAGCGCGCATTGTCAACGTCTCTTCATTTGCCCACGTAGCCGGCAAGATTATGATCCCGCAGATCGCCTCTCCCCAACGACCAAACATCTCCCAGGCCTACAGCGACTCGAAGTTGTGCAACATCCTCTTCACCAACGAACTGGCACGGCGGTTGCAAGGAAGCGGAGTGACTGCGAACAGTCTCCATCCGGGTGCAGTTGCGACCAACTTTGCCGCTGATGCACGTGGTCTGTTTGCATTTTTCTTCCGACTTGCCCGACCTTTCATGCTCTCACCAGAACAGGGAGCGGAAACATCGATCTATCTGGCGTCATCACCAGAAGTTGAAGGTGTCAGTGGCGTCTACTTTGTACGCAAAAAACCAGCCCAACCATCAGCCGCTGCGCAGGATGCGGCCCTCGCCAGACGACTGTGGGAGTTTAGTGAACAACTGGTACGCGAAAAGGTCGTCGCCGTCTAGCAATTGTCCGAAACATCCTGCCGACTTGACAAGCTGACGATTGCCTGCTGCCACTCTTGCCGTGCCTTTCCCTGGCCGATTGCACAACGGCCAGGGTTGTGGCGATTCTTGCGCATGCTGCCCGTCAACGCACGGATTGGTGCAGGACATATATCGCTAGCACGCACCGATTCGGTCTACTCAAGATTTCATCCGCACACCTCAAAACGCAAGTAAAAGGATGTCATCATCTGAGTAGCAGGAGTTCTTTTGTGGTAATGGTCACATTTTAATATAGCAAAAGACACGCGGAGCAAGGATAACAGGCGCGGGTTAGAACAGGGGACCCTTGCTATTCCGCCACACCACGGAGCCGATATTAACGCTTGCAACGAACTATGCAGCATATCCGTGCTAGAATAAACACCATAGCGCCGACAACCGTTAAGCCGGAAAGCACCATTGACTATGCAAGGTCAACCATATCATGTGTTGGTCATCGATGATGACCCTAACGTGCGCGATATTCTAAGTAATCTGCTCAAACGCGAACGTTGTGTAGTGCGAACCGCCGAATCAGGTCTGAGCGGGATAGCCGCTGCACGCGCAGAATTGCCCGATCTGATCCTCCTCGACGTAATGATGCCCGATCTCGATGGGTTCAGCGTCTGTCGAATGTTGCGTGATGATCCGCTGACGGCTGAAGTACCTATCATTATGATTACAGCACTTGATGATCGATCATCACGGCTAGAAGGGGTCAAAGCAGGCGCCGATGAATTTCTCTCAAAACCGGTTGAATTAAGCGAACTCCGTCTGCGTGTGCGCACAATGCAGCGTATTAATCGCTATCGACGCCTTATTGAAGAACGCGAGCGAGCTGCCGCGCAGGAACGTTTACTGACCGAACAGGCCCGCCAGGCAGCGCAGGCTATTGCTGAGGCGTATGATCAGACGTTAATCGGATGGTCACGTGCACTCGATCTGCGCGATAAAGAGACTGAAGGTCATTCACAACGTGTTGCCCAACTCACCCTGGCTGTTGCCCAGGCATTGAATATTCCGCCCGAAGAACAAATCAACATGTGGCGCGGCGCTATGCTGCACGACATTGGCAAGATTGGGGTGCCCGACTCCATTTTACACAAACCAGGCCCATTGACCGAAGAGGAATGGGAAATTATGCGTTGCCATACCACCTACGCCTATGAACTGCTCTCACCGATTGCCTATCTGCGGCCGGCCATCGATATTCCCTACTGTCATCATGAGAAATGGGATGGAACCGGTTATCCGCGTGGGTTACGTGGAGAGCAAATCCCGCTGGCCGCCCGTATCTTCGCCCTCGTCGATGTATGGGATGCGCTAACCAATGATCGTCCTTACCGCAAGGCGTGGAGTCGCGAGCAGGCCTATCAGTACATTCGCGATCAAAAAGGGAAGCATTTTGATCCAAACCTGGTTGATCTCTTTCTCTCAATTGCTGCACCCGATCTGGTAAAGGCTGCTGAGCGGCAGGTAGCAGGCGAAGACGAAGCGTGATAACCGGATGATAGCAGTTCGGCTATAGGGCAGGGAGTGAGGTAGGCGGGCCGGTGGCCCGCCTCTTCAGAAGTTTTCTTCAGGAGACAAATGGTGGAATTATTGACTCGGCGCAAGAAAATCGACCGCGACGTACCCTTCCAAACCATCAGGAGTACGTACCGGACGCCAGACAAAATCAGGTCCGGGAACATCTTCACCGATCTGCTCAAGTCGAGTTCCATCGGGCAAAGTGGTAATCGGTGCATTATTCCGATTTGGTTCTGGTCGCAGGAATAACCCCTGACCACCGGTATTAACGACCACAAAGAAGCGCGGTGCTGGTGTTGGTGCCGGTGACGGGACGGAAGTGTTCGTTTCATCCGTTGATTGGGTCGGAATGATGATGCCAGGCTGGAGGGATGTATCTGTCGGTGTCCCAAGAGGAACTTCACGCCGATCGTCGCGTAGGTACCACAGCAAGAGTAATGCAATCGACAACAAGAGCACAAATGCAACAACGACATAGGGCCAGCCCCGTTGCTGTAGCCAACGGGGAACTACGTGCCACATATTATTCCGGTTAATCATACCTCGATTGGGCCGCGATGGTCGCCACGCCGGAGAAGCTGATGTCGCGTCCAGACGTTCAGTACGCGGTGTTTCGCGCTGACGAACTGCACCTCTTCCTAATTGTGGATCGGTAGCACCAGCCTGCCGTTCCTGTTTATCACTCATGGAACACACCTCCGTCTGCATCACCTCCGAGCTATGATAGCACATCTTTATGAGCGAACCGGTCAGGCTAGCAATGTCTAACTCAGACTACCGGTGTACCAAATGCCGATGATCGGCTATTGCTTCACTCAAGACCACTCATCGCCTGTCGATCCAAATACGCTAGCAACGGATGCAGATAAGGTGTCACCCCTTTGTAATCCAGTATTGACGGATCGAGCTGCCGTAGCATACGCGCCAGCGCTGCCGCCCATTGTGGATCGGTAGTCAATTCGGCTAAAGCAACAACATACGTGCGCACGGTAAAGAGAACAACCGGGTGACGCACCATACGAACCAGCGTCTGTCGTTCAACCCGATAAAAAACCTTCTCACCAGCATTTTCAGCCGTAATTGCCGCCTTTTGCCGATCCAATGCGCCAAGACGCGGTGAAAGATCGAGATCCGGTAGGACGACCAGCGACCAGTTGCGCCGCCAAACCGGACGTTGTGGCTGCAAACGAGCTATCAGTTGATTGGTTGACGCTGCTAGGTGCGCATTAAAACCGGGTACCGGCCCGTGTATCATTGCCATCGGTAAGCCCATCTTGTCGGCAAGACACCAGCGATTAGGAAAACAAAGCTGACCGGCAATCAGCGGATGACCGGCAGCTTCATCCACTGCAATTAACAAAAGATCCTCTTGTACCTGCCGCCCCAACCAATCAATCGGCCAAAGACCGAGTTCCTTACCAACGCGAATGATGGCCGTTTCACCGCACAGGCGATTTTCCCAATGCAGTTCGGTATCACGTTGCTCTACGTAAAACCATTGCGGATAAGAACGGGCCAGCTCCTCAACGCCCCATACTAGTAATTCCCATTGGGCAGGCAGACTTTCCGGGTATGCCTGTACGTAATACGAATGATCGGCAGCTAGTAGTGCCCGCTTCAACGCCAACTCTGCATGGTAGTGGTCAGGATCAACGTGAAAGACCGGTGCCCCGTGTAGTGGATAAGCCCCAACTCGCAAGACCGGCAATGAGGGAATAGCGAATGGATGAAATGGCCAGGATTCAACCATAGCGAACCTCATGGGCAGCCCAGATAGCCAGAGCACGAATGTGTTCAGGTGTGGTTCGACAGCAACCACCAATGATTCGTGCTCCGGCTGCGTACCACTGGCGGGCCTGTGCTGCAAAGTCATCAATCTCGGTTGACCCGATCCAGCATTGTGCCACTGGATCGTAAGTCTCGCCTGAATTGGGATAGACGACAATCGGTTTAGACGTAACTCCACGAATTGTCTGTATCAAATCGGGTAGAAATCGAGGTGCTGTACAATTAATACCAACCGCTACAACTTGCGGATGCGTAGCAATTTCCGCAACGCATTCGGCAATCGATTCGCCTTGCGCGTTATGCTGCCCGTCACGTGCGCTAAAGCTGATCCACGCAGTATATTGGGGAAATTCGGCTAACAGCGCAACCAATGCCCGTGCTTCGTCAAGGCACGGTATCGTTTCACAGGCAAAGAGATCGGGCTGAGCCGCAGCTAGCGCCGCCATGCGTGGGCGATGAAATGCCATCAATTCACGGATAGATAGGTCGTAGTTACCACGATACTCTGAACCATCGTGCAAAAATGCACCATAAGGGCCAATCGAAGCGGCGACGAGTGGCCGGATCCGATCAATCCGATTTGCCGGATCAGCCCAAAACTGATCACGTGCAGCACGTGCTAGCTCTACTGAACGCTGTAACAGCACGACGGCCTGATCAATCGAAAACCCGCGTGCCACAAAACCAGGGATGGTCGCCTGATAGCTGGCAGTAATGACGACATCGGCGCCTACGGCAACATAGTCGGCATGAACAGCCTGGATCAACGATGGGTTTTCGATCAACACCTTTGCCGACCAGAGTGGATCATTAAGATCGCAACCACGCCGCTCTAGCTCTGTCGCCAGCGCACCATCAAGGATCAGCAACCGACGTTGGGTAAGGGCATTCGCTAGGGGGTTCATAGGTTTTGCTGTAGTCAAATCAAATACCTGTATCCAATGATACCACAGTGTGCCAGACACGATGGTTTTTCGCCACGCCAGGTCAGATCAACCGCACCTGTAGAGATGGGTGAATGATCGGCTCACTCCTTTTGTCAGGTAAGGTAAGGGACGCATGTGATTACGTGCTTTCTCGCTGCTGTAAACCGTACAGCATAGTAAATTTCACCACTTCATGCCATGCCAGCGTCGCACAGAGAAACAGACCCAACCCACCATCACGCCAGCCACCAAGCTGCACATAGCGTCGCCAAAACTCGCGTGCAGGTGCACCGATCAGGTTCCGTAACCGCATCCTCCGTCCAGCCCGATACAGCATCATCGCTTCTGCAAACGCATATCGAGCCTGCTTTTGCCACAGCTCATCAAGACGCTCGATATTGAGATGGAGCAAATGACCGCTCAGCAGAGCAACTGCACCTTGCAGACTGGCCACTTCGTGAACAGCAACGTGCTCATCGTAAGTGGCAGCATCGCGGCGGAGCAAACGCAGTTGAAAATCCGGGTACCAGCCACCACCGCGTAACCGTTGACCGAAAAAAAGGTTGTAGCGCGGAATACGGTAACCGGCAATATCTGCTGGAGGGCCCACATGCATCAGCGTTGCAATTTCAACAAACAATGCAGGTGTTAACCGCTCGTCGGCATCGATAAAGAGTACCCACTCGCCACGACAGCGTTGCAGCGCCAAATTGCGTTGGGCACTAAAACCACGCCACCTCTCAATCAATACCCGCGCCCCATGAGCCTGCGCAATAGTTGCCGTCGCATCACGGGTCTGGTCGTCGACGATGACCAATATATCGCTACTGAGACCGGCAACACTGCGCAGGCAGCCGG comes from Chloroflexus sp. Y-396-1 and encodes:
- the hypA gene encoding hydrogenase maturation nickel metallochaperone HypA, with product MHELSIAYNIVNIATKAAQEAGAEQISAVHVRIGALSGVVADALRFSFAIAAEGTPLANAELIIEEVPVVVFCPECRAEVTLPNPRLFRCPSCHRPCGQIVHGRELELVALETP
- a CDS encoding hydrogenase, which produces MATLLWLQGGACSGNTMSFLNAEEPSACDLVTDFGIEILWHPSLGMELGENAKRIFYDCASGVRPLDIFVFEGTVIQAPNGTGRYNMFADRPMQEWVRELAAQAGIVVAIGDCACWGGIPAMAPNPSQSTGLQFHKRELGGFLGPNWRSKAGLPVINIPGCPAHPDWVTQILVAVASGRAADIALDELQRPQTFFTSFTQTGCTRVQFFEYKQSTLEFGQGTRTGCLFYEFGCRGPMTRSPCNRILWNRQSSKTRAGMPCTGCTEPEFPFFDLAPGTVFKTQKISGAIPKEVPTGTDPISYMALAAAARVAAPKWAKEDMFVV
- a CDS encoding HD domain-containing protein; protein product: MQTSDLVNKALLFAAQAHNGQLRPGSTLPYLVHLSDVALEVATTLMVEPGYDPTLALCCALLHDVLEDTNIDEATLEAHFGPAIVGGVRALTKDPSLPSSEQMIDSLHRIQQQPREVWLVKLADRISNLSTPPPAHWSPERISAYCTEAELILTTLSPASPYLATRLRSRIDQYRKMTGVS
- a CDS encoding DUF1641 domain-containing protein, encoding MTSNGATTTSRTDRSLNASALLERLNEPQTAAALHLLLDKAELLAFSVSAVDSLLQRGETIADNVAASVHELRAALPEDGGHLTTQLIRLSRTLPQLTDTVEQLAALTAQPAFQRLLTTLTKPEVLAALERLLAHSELLSFLVSALDHLLARGDELTENIRSSIEEMRNVMVAQSVTPTQLIDAMVTFLPYFPRLVAVAPNFIEVIERIEPFIASEEFDALLDSGVFDPETVRLVGEAGDAFVASRKELRQSPKAVGVLGLLKALRDPDVQRAAALIVEFGRRFGRSLK
- the hypF gene encoding carbamoyltransferase HypF, which gives rise to MKGETAHPQQRRWRVSVHGIVQGVGFRPFVFGLAERWRLTGFVRNDSNGVTIEVEGEEQALQSFVQALRTEAPPLARIEQLRVEPLALVGDKEFVITASQAQPQRRTLIAPDTATCADCLREITDPHDRRYRYAFTNCTNCGPRFTIVLDVPYDRINTTMRDFPLCQQCQAEYNDPRDRRFHAQPTACPACGPRLQWSAGDTDDPIAAAARAIADGQIVAVKGLGGYHLACAADDEAAVRRLRQRKQREARPLALMVRDETVAEQLCQIDPVAHTLLTSPARPIVLLPRRPTAPVAPSVAPGMQTLGVMLPYTPLHYLLLNEYAEIIAPGRVAAIVLTSGNLSDEPIAYEDDDAFTRLAPIADAFLSHNRPIHIRCDDSVVRIAAGGPLIIRRSRGYAPAPITLATALPCSILACGGHLKNTFALGRGREVFLSHHIGDLENLPTLRSFHEGIVHFQRLFGITPEVVAYDLHPGYLATQAALAMPIERKIGVQHHHAHIAAVLAEYGLDGPVIGLAADGSGYGADGTVWGGEILIATCATYTRVGHVRHLILPGGEQAVRQPWRIAAAALSQIYGTHFWQMDIPFTRQLDRTTWTVLARMIERKLNSPLTSSLGRLFDATAVLVGLGQIARYEGELAILLEQIADWQQPPYPMPIEESATPDTPFTLDGLALLSALVDDLRQSVPPAAIAGRVHQGIAHGLWLACRRARDEYGLTTVALSGGVFQNVLLLELLAELLRNDGFTVLLPRLVPPNDGGLAFGQIAVAGACVG
- the hypB gene encoding hydrogenase nickel incorporation protein HypB, whose translation is MSYETKRLIEIRQGVLSKNDQLAAELRSRFHAAGVTVVNLLSSPGAGKTSLLEATMRAMLAECRVAALVGDLATDNDARRLARSGGLVRQIQTGDMCHLEADIVARHLADWDLNQIDLLFIENVGNLVCPAGYDLGEAARVVLLSTTEGEDKPLKYPATFATADAILLTKMDLAGPVGFDRAMAEENIRAVNPLAPIIATSARSETGLQEWMAWLREQMQARHKGTKTIA
- the def gene encoding peptide deformylase — translated: MAIRRILRIDDAEDRKILKMQCRPVKLPDRNLKQLVADMFETMRAAHGVGLAAPQIGIPIQLCIIELPAEYEEHPDGSVVEITPAKPYVLINPRIVKMSDEEVMRDEGCLSLPGWYGLVPRQTWVTVEFQDLNGKHHRLRRADDLLGWAIQHEVDHLHGILFTERIRDLSTLRDITKEREPQPAG